DNA sequence from the Corynebacterium yudongzhengii genome:
GCCGTTCTTGCATACATCTTGGGGGAGACGATTAATATCGGCCGGCCCGGGGTTGCTCAGGGCGTCTTCAACGAGAGCGTGGGCAGCCGGGTCGGCAAGCAGTCCCAGATGCCCGGGGAGGTTTTTAGGGCAGACATCCTGTGCGGCAATGTGGGCAGCGCCGCGTACATGAGTCGCCTCTGCGGCTGGCTGAATGCCATAGTCGGAGCGACTGTAGATCGAGGTGATGTCAATATTGTCAGGCAATGGTTTCGCGTGTAGCGCGGTGATGAATTGACTCTTCGGGTGCATCTGCCAGGCGATGACCGGACATGCCTCCAGCTGTCGGCACGCCGGCTCGACCAAAGTTGTGCCGTGCAAAGCGCCTGCTAGGGAAATAAAGTCATCAACTTTCGCTGCGGCTTCATCGTCATACCGGAGCCCCCACATCGTCGCAGCTGGCCCAGCACTATGGCCGATGACTGACACGGGCCGATTCAATCTCTGGTGTGCTAGCTTGACAGCCTCTGCGACGTATTGACCGGCCACTGTGAGATCTCCTCGGCCGCTGTGAGGCTGTTCGATGTAGCAGACATCGTAGCCTTGGTCTGTGAGGGTTTCTTCAAAATTCCAACCGTAGGTTGCTTCCCCATAAAAACCTACGCCATGAACTAGCAGAACGGTCTTTTCTGCGTCTGTAGGCGGAACAGGCGATGTGCAATGAAAGCTATCTTCCAGCTGTTTGTCGTCGACAGCACCGCCGAAGGGTTCATCTACTGGTGTGGCAGTAGCCTCGAGCGGGTCGGAGGAAAGGTTAGTCGACCAGTCGTTGATGGCCTGAGAAGTCGAAGTAGAGACCTCTTGAGCGACAGCTGTATGGCCAGCGCACATCATACCAACCGCGGCGAGAGCCGCTGCTATGCGAAAACGAGGCATATTAATCCCTCCTGTTTATAGTCTTGCCTGTGGAAACAGGTGATAGCGGTGAGCTATCTGTAAAGAAGAGTAAAAGCAGGATGGATGAACTGTAAAGGAACTTTCGTATCCACTTTTATACCCACGTGACTTGGATGCTTCTTTGCCGGTTCGGCTTTTGTTGGATGCTTAGATGGGCTCTGAGCGCGCCTGATCGTGGTTAATGTGGCGGCTGTGCGACCAAGGTCGCAAGTGAGGTCTCTATGAGGCGTAGCTGGATTCGCTCAGTAGTTATGGAGCCAGAGGTTCAGATCACAGTATTTTTCGTATACGATATTTGTATGGGCGAATACGTGATGCACGGAAAACTGAAGCGTCCTGGGTTTAGTTCCGCTTCTTTTACGGCCCTGTGTTGATGGGCTCGGTGAGATAGTACTCGGTTTCTATTTTCTGTGGGGTGGCGTAGTCCAATGCTTCGTGAAGTCGCTTAGTGTTCCACCAATGCACCCA
Encoded proteins:
- a CDS encoding esterase/lipase family protein, with amino-acid sequence MPRFRIAAALAAVGMMCAGHTAVAQEVSTSTSQAINDWSTNLSSDPLEATATPVDEPFGGAVDDKQLEDSFHCTSPVPPTDAEKTVLLVHGVGFYGEATYGWNFEETLTDQGYDVCYIEQPHSGRGDLTVAGQYVAEAVKLAHQRLNRPVSVIGHSAGPAATMWGLRYDDEAAAKVDDFISLAGALHGTTLVEPACRQLEACPVIAWQMHPKSQFITALHAKPLPDNIDITSIYSRSDYGIQPAAEATHVRGAAHIAAQDVCPKNLPGHLGLLADPAAHALVEDALSNPGPADINRLPQDVCKNGITARVDKDDISTALNALVEYVKALGEPRYISEPALPEYARQDAPAGPTPPGEIAQGSSMRIKGSADSFAQASSDALR